The Shewanella japonica genome has a window encoding:
- the pseG gene encoding UDP-2,4-diacetamido-2,4,6-trideoxy-beta-L-altropyranose hydrolase — protein MKKVLIRADSGRHIGSGHIMRCLTIAKLLKKLGAEVTFCCRNHIGHQSDVLRAFPLVMLPEPEEYTQEHGEYPHSHWLGCTEEKDAEQTIRELTRAGIKPDWVIVDHFSLGAIWEQKLTSETHARALVIDGLRDRPHECQLLIDPTLNKRSATPGEGQVLFGPWHIPLREEFTEINPKRRTELNKVFVCFGGVDKDDITGQVCDVLTKPSFRNKLEKVDVVVGSSYPHIERLSALCQQYSGYLNLEVQSTRISKLMADADLAIGAGGGISWERCAAALPALCWTIADNQTVPNEQLASLNAIIHLGKVSENLTHELESKMALLFAQPEMLSAMSASAKKVMLGWDKKNTWMTQILN, from the coding sequence GTGAAAAAAGTCTTAATCCGTGCAGATAGTGGCCGCCATATCGGTAGCGGTCATATCATGCGTTGTTTGACTATTGCAAAGTTACTCAAAAAACTGGGTGCAGAAGTGACATTTTGTTGTCGTAATCATATTGGTCATCAATCTGACGTTTTGAGAGCGTTTCCGCTTGTCATGCTGCCAGAGCCTGAAGAATATACCCAGGAGCATGGTGAATATCCTCATAGTCATTGGTTGGGATGCACAGAAGAAAAAGATGCTGAGCAGACGATACGTGAGTTAACACGAGCTGGTATAAAGCCTGATTGGGTCATCGTTGACCATTTCTCTTTAGGTGCAATCTGGGAGCAAAAGTTAACATCAGAAACCCACGCTCGTGCTTTGGTCATTGATGGACTCAGAGATAGGCCGCATGAATGTCAGCTTCTTATTGATCCAACACTAAATAAACGTTCTGCTACACCAGGAGAAGGTCAGGTACTTTTTGGCCCTTGGCACATTCCCCTTCGTGAGGAATTTACCGAGATTAATCCAAAACGAAGAACTGAACTTAACAAAGTGTTTGTGTGTTTTGGTGGCGTTGATAAAGATGACATCACGGGACAAGTTTGTGATGTGTTAACCAAGCCGTCATTTCGAAACAAGTTAGAAAAAGTCGATGTTGTGGTTGGATCGTCATACCCTCACATTGAGCGACTTAGTGCATTATGTCAGCAATATTCAGGCTATTTGAATCTTGAAGTTCAATCGACACGAATATCAAAACTGATGGCAGATGCTGATTTAGCCATTGGTGCTGGTGGCGGAATTTCTTGGGAACGTTGCGCCGCAGCATTGCCAGCGCTTTGTTGGACGATTGCAGATAATCAGACCGTACCTAATGAACAACTAGCCAGCTTAAATGCCATTATTCACCTCGGAAAAGTGAGTGAAAATTTAACGCACGAACTTGAGTCAAAGATGGCTTTATTATTCGCACAACCTGAAATGTTGTCAGCGATGTCTGCGAGTGCAAAAAAGGTCATGTTAGGGTGGGATAAGAAAAATACTTGGATGACACAGATACTCAACTAA
- the pseC gene encoding UDP-4-amino-4,6-dideoxy-N-acetyl-beta-L-altrosamine transaminase, whose protein sequence is MIPYGHQNINQDDIDSVVNVLRSDYLTQGPQVPLFERNIASLTNAKFAVASSSASAMLHVACLALGVTKGDRVWTSPITFVASANCALHCGAQIDFVDIDFNTANMCPKALASKLKIAKENGTLPKVIIPVHMAGHSCDMETIAVLAKKYGVKIIEDAAHGIGGQYKENKIGSCRYSDITIFSFHPVKIITSAEGGVATTNDVELANKMGLFRSHGITKDTELLSRPNEGDWYYEQQLLGLNYRMTDLHASLGNSQLNRINEFIESRHKLVRRYQSLLANSDIRIVTPLSNSISSYHLLIVQLPNKLHRKLVFNHMREMGICVHVHYFPVHLQPYYQELGFKKGDFPQAEAYYQSCLTLPLFPDLTSEELAFICDTLKELIK, encoded by the coding sequence ATGATTCCTTATGGTCACCAAAATATTAATCAAGATGATATTGACTCAGTCGTAAATGTTTTACGTTCGGATTATTTAACTCAAGGACCACAGGTACCTTTATTTGAAAGAAACATTGCTTCGTTGACTAACGCAAAATTTGCTGTGGCTTCAAGTAGTGCTAGTGCTATGTTGCATGTAGCTTGTTTAGCTTTAGGAGTAACTAAAGGGGATCGTGTTTGGACTAGTCCTATAACATTTGTAGCATCAGCAAACTGTGCTTTACATTGTGGAGCACAGATTGACTTTGTTGATATTGATTTTAATACAGCGAATATGTGCCCCAAAGCACTAGCTTCAAAATTAAAAATAGCAAAAGAAAATGGGACTTTACCCAAGGTCATTATACCTGTTCATATGGCTGGTCATAGTTGTGACATGGAAACTATAGCTGTATTAGCTAAAAAGTATGGTGTAAAAATCATCGAAGATGCTGCGCATGGAATTGGTGGACAATATAAAGAGAATAAAATTGGCAGTTGCCGATATAGTGATATAACTATATTTAGTTTTCATCCTGTAAAAATTATTACTTCTGCTGAGGGGGGAGTTGCAACTACGAATGATGTAGAGCTTGCTAACAAGATGGGACTGTTTCGCAGCCATGGGATTACTAAAGATACAGAGTTGTTATCTAGGCCTAATGAAGGAGATTGGTATTATGAACAACAGCTTTTAGGTTTAAATTATCGTATGACGGATCTGCATGCTTCTCTTGGTAATAGCCAGTTAAACCGAATAAATGAGTTTATAGAAAGTAGACATAAGCTTGTAAGAAGGTATCAAAGTCTGTTGGCAAATAGTGATATTAGAATTGTAACTCCACTGTCTAATAGCATCAGTTCTTATCATTTATTAATTGTACAATTACCTAACAAGTTACATCGTAAGTTGGTTTTTAACCATATGCGAGAAATGGGTATTTGTGTGCATGTTCATTATTTTCCTGTTCACCTGCAGCCTTACTATCAAGAGCTTGGCTTTAAGAAAGGTGATTTTCCGCAAGCCGAAGCTTACTATCAATCTTGCCTCACTTTACCTTTGTTTCCTGATTTAACCTCCGAGGAATTAGCATTCATTTGTGACACTCTAAAGGAGTTAATCAAGTGA
- a CDS encoding NeuD/PglB/VioB family sugar acetyltransferase, translating to MGKKRIVIIGGAGNGAVLAQIILDMQRAGDDIELAGFLNDHHSTDELLFHWTVLGKPSQWRDLDQDVLFVFALLSVGKMRERADLLKSLGIPSKRMATLIHPSAMIGFDSQIGAGSVICSNVSIQPQVKIGSNVLVRAGANVGHDVQISDYVDIGPNVCLCGYASVQEGVHVAANAVVRDGLNLGAFSVIGAGSALLKDAGEGTTWLGNPARRVS from the coding sequence ATGGGTAAAAAGCGAATCGTTATCATTGGTGGCGCCGGAAATGGTGCAGTATTAGCGCAAATTATACTGGATATGCAGCGCGCTGGTGATGATATTGAGCTAGCCGGATTTCTTAATGATCATCACAGTACTGATGAATTACTGTTTCATTGGACAGTGCTAGGGAAACCTTCACAGTGGCGCGACTTAGACCAAGATGTACTCTTTGTATTTGCTTTGTTAAGTGTTGGAAAAATGCGAGAAAGGGCTGATTTATTAAAGTCGCTGGGCATTCCGTCTAAGCGGATGGCGACCTTAATTCACCCGAGTGCAATGATAGGTTTTGATTCGCAAATTGGCGCTGGTAGTGTGATTTGCTCGAATGTATCTATTCAACCTCAGGTTAAAATCGGCAGCAATGTGCTTGTTCGAGCTGGAGCGAATGTGGGGCATGATGTACAAATCTCTGATTATGTCGATATTGGTCCTAATGTGTGTTTGTGTGGATATGCCAGCGTGCAAGAAGGGGTACATGTTGCTGCCAATGCCGTAGTACGTGATGGTTTAAACCTTGGAGCTTTTTCTGTTATTGGAGCGGGCTCTGCGCTGTTAAAAGATGCTGGCGAAGGCACTACATGGCTTGGGAATCCAGCCCGTCGAGTCAGCTAG
- the pseF gene encoding pseudaminic acid cytidylyltransferase has product MRIAIIPARGGSKRIPKKNIRSFCGKPIIARSIEAAIESELFDHVIVSTDCQEIVKIAKDYGAEVPFVRPAELSNDVATTRVVVNHTINWVNDNLGDVEHACCLYATAPFVTAKAIKQSFAQLIEVGTDFCFTVTSFASPIQRALFMNDAGHVEMFTPHQLQTRSQDLVEAYHDAGQFYWGKAEAFLRGDIMYSNHATPFIVPRYQVQDIDTEEDWVFAERIFLAGRM; this is encoded by the coding sequence GTGAGAATTGCAATTATTCCTGCTCGTGGTGGCAGTAAACGTATTCCAAAGAAAAATATCCGCTCTTTTTGTGGTAAGCCAATCATTGCAAGATCGATTGAAGCGGCGATTGAATCTGAATTATTCGATCATGTTATTGTGTCTACTGATTGTCAGGAAATCGTAAAAATTGCCAAAGATTACGGCGCTGAAGTTCCCTTTGTTAGACCTGCTGAATTATCAAATGATGTGGCGACAACGCGTGTTGTGGTAAATCACACCATTAATTGGGTCAACGATAACTTAGGTGATGTTGAGCATGCTTGCTGCTTGTATGCAACAGCACCGTTTGTAACAGCCAAAGCGATAAAGCAAAGTTTTGCTCAACTTATTGAAGTGGGGACAGACTTTTGCTTTACCGTGACAAGTTTTGCCTCACCTATCCAGCGTGCATTATTTATGAATGACGCTGGCCATGTTGAAATGTTTACCCCGCATCAATTACAAACTCGCTCTCAAGATCTCGTCGAGGCCTATCACGATGCAGGACAGTTTTATTGGGGTAAAGCTGAAGCTTTTTTACGAGGAGATATAATGTACTCCAACCATGCTACGCCTTTTATTGTGCCGAGGTATCAAGTGCAAGATATTGATACTGAAGAAGATTGGGTGTTTGCTGAACGTATATTTCTAGCGGGAAGAATGTGA